The following are encoded in a window of Sporocytophaga myxococcoides DSM 11118 genomic DNA:
- a CDS encoding TlpA family protein disulfide reductase gives MKKIFWVLFFPVVLLSSFKPKETTLETNKGVKEAAPDFTLTDINGKKVSLSDFKGKVVYMDVWATWCGPCMEAIALSHEPKQEFLENPDVVFLYISIDREKDKWKKVVKRKGIEGIHVHSYEGNEGEIIAKYGVVSIPRFILIDKNGNIADPNAKAPFEDGWSEDIKKLLTQ, from the coding sequence ATGAAAAAGATATTTTGGGTATTATTCTTTCCTGTCGTCCTTTTGTCAAGCTTCAAGCCAAAGGAAACGACTTTGGAAACTAACAAAGGAGTTAAGGAGGCGGCACCTGATTTTACCCTTACTGATATTAATGGTAAGAAAGTTTCATTGAGCGACTTTAAAGGAAAAGTAGTTTACATGGATGTCTGGGCTACCTGGTGCGGTCCTTGTATGGAGGCAATTGCGTTGTCACATGAGCCTAAACAGGAATTCCTCGAGAATCCCGATGTAGTTTTTTTGTATATTTCTATTGATCGTGAAAAAGATAAATGGAAAAAAGTCGTTAAGAGAAAAGGAATTGAAGGAATTCACGTTCATTCTTATGAAGGAAACGAGGGGGAAATCATTGCTAAATATGGAGTTGTTTCAATTCCCCGCTTTATCCTGATTGATAAAAATGGAAATATTGCGGATCCGAATGCCAAAGCTCCTTTCGAAGACGGTTGGTCAGAGGATATTAAAAAATTACTTACACAATAG
- a CDS encoding penicillin-binding protein 1A, with protein MISFKDKKIKFLWVGFWSLALFIALFIFSISINLFGLFGKIPSLEILENPKSDLSSEVYTEDHVLMGKYFKFNRSNADYKDLPVDLVNALIATEDVRFYKHSGVDFKGTFAIFLYAVTFQKRGSSTLSQQLAKNLFQMRQSKEYQGPLSKFMPVVKFKEIITATRLERAYTKQEILNMYLNTVEFGNGTYGITSAAKKYFNKKTSKLKTEEAAMLIGLLKGPSVYDPIRKEEKALNRRNTVLSQMVKYNYLSKDQFEKLKQTPLALDITYENQNTGLAPYFRDYVEDYLVNWCDEHGYNLYADGLKIYTTINSKMQTYAEDAVSNHMTALQKEFFAEWKGKTPWASNKLDDKKFVERFAKRSERYRVLKAELGNNPELIFKEMNKKVKMKIYTLKGTRDTTMSPMDSVRYYLHFLHTGMVSMDPHNGQVKAWVGDVNFRYFKYDHVKKGARQPGSTFKPLLYAYAIEEKGLTPCSKVLDTQVPFTMPDGKVWIPKNSNNNYSNDYMTLRLGMARSVNTIAAYLMKLSGPDSIVAFAKRLGISSQLEAVPTLALGTSDVSVFDMTQAYCAFVNNGYRYEPLMITRIEDKYGNVLEEFRNIPQQVISSETAASMVYMLKGSAEEDGGTARDLVRKFNITSEVGGKTGTTQNSADGWFMGVSPDLVSGVWVGADDKNIHFPDMRFGQGARMALPIWGLYMQKVFADKNLGVKTKFEIPESLNASFDCESATDEVDSTIVDLPSSFD; from the coding sequence ATGATTAGCTTTAAAGACAAAAAGATTAAATTCCTTTGGGTAGGATTTTGGAGCTTGGCTCTATTCATTGCATTATTCATTTTCTCTATTTCCATAAACCTTTTCGGTTTGTTTGGTAAAATTCCTTCTCTGGAAATTCTTGAAAATCCAAAAAGTGATCTGTCATCAGAAGTTTATACTGAAGACCATGTGCTGATGGGAAAGTATTTTAAGTTTAATAGATCAAACGCAGATTACAAAGATCTTCCTGTTGATTTGGTTAATGCTCTGATTGCTACGGAAGACGTTCGTTTTTACAAGCATTCTGGGGTCGATTTTAAAGGTACTTTTGCTATTTTTCTCTATGCAGTTACATTTCAGAAAAGGGGCTCGAGCACTTTGAGTCAGCAGTTGGCCAAAAATCTTTTCCAAATGAGGCAGTCAAAAGAATATCAGGGCCCTCTGAGCAAGTTTATGCCAGTGGTGAAATTCAAAGAAATTATCACCGCGACCAGACTTGAAAGAGCCTACACAAAGCAGGAGATTTTGAATATGTATCTTAATACTGTGGAATTCGGCAATGGGACTTATGGAATTACATCTGCTGCTAAAAAGTATTTCAATAAAAAAACATCTAAACTTAAAACCGAAGAAGCAGCCATGCTTATAGGTTTGCTTAAAGGACCAAGTGTTTATGATCCAATCAGAAAGGAGGAAAAAGCACTGAATAGAAGGAATACGGTTCTAAGTCAGATGGTAAAATACAATTATCTAAGTAAGGATCAGTTTGAAAAGCTTAAGCAGACCCCTCTTGCATTAGATATTACCTATGAAAACCAGAATACTGGTCTCGCGCCATACTTCAGAGACTATGTAGAGGATTATCTCGTTAATTGGTGCGATGAGCACGGGTATAATCTGTATGCTGATGGTTTGAAAATTTATACTACCATTAATTCAAAAATGCAGACCTATGCAGAAGATGCTGTTTCAAATCATATGACAGCACTTCAAAAGGAGTTTTTTGCAGAATGGAAAGGCAAAACTCCCTGGGCTTCAAATAAACTTGATGATAAAAAGTTTGTAGAGAGATTTGCTAAAAGATCTGAAAGATATAGAGTTTTGAAAGCAGAGCTGGGTAATAATCCAGAGCTGATTTTCAAAGAAATGAACAAGAAGGTTAAAATGAAAATCTATACACTTAAAGGAACTCGGGATACTACTATGAGCCCAATGGATTCTGTTAGGTATTATCTTCATTTCCTTCATACAGGAATGGTTAGTATGGATCCTCATAACGGTCAGGTTAAAGCCTGGGTAGGAGATGTTAACTTCAGATATTTTAAATATGACCATGTTAAAAAAGGAGCAAGACAACCAGGTTCTACATTTAAGCCACTACTTTATGCCTATGCGATAGAGGAAAAGGGGTTAACTCCTTGCTCTAAAGTGCTGGACACACAGGTTCCATTCACAATGCCCGATGGAAAAGTATGGATTCCCAAAAACAGCAATAACAATTATTCTAATGACTATATGACTTTGCGTCTTGGAATGGCAAGGTCTGTAAATACTATCGCTGCATATCTTATGAAACTAAGCGGTCCGGATTCTATTGTTGCTTTTGCGAAACGTCTTGGTATATCTTCTCAATTGGAAGCAGTTCCTACACTTGCACTTGGAACTAGCGACGTATCTGTTTTTGATATGACTCAGGCCTATTGCGCTTTCGTAAATAATGGCTATAGATATGAACCATTGATGATTACGAGAATTGAAGATAAATATGGCAATGTTCTGGAAGAATTCAGAAATATTCCGCAGCAAGTTATATCTTCTGAAACCGCAGCCTCTATGGTTTATATGCTTAAGGGATCAGCTGAAGAAGATGGAGGTACAGCTAGGGACCTTGTAAGGAAATTTAATATAACAAGTGAAGTAGGAGGAAAAACCGGTACCACTCAAAACTCTGCAGATGGCTGGTTTATGGGAGTATCACCGGATTTGGTCTCGGGTGTGTGGGTTGGCGCTGATGATAAAAATATTCACTTCCCTGATATGAGATTTGGACAAGGAGCAAGAATGGCATTACCAATCTGGGGACTTTATATGCAAAAAGTATTTGCAGATAAGAATCTTGGAGTAAAAACGAAGTTTGAAATCCCCGAATCTCTCAATGCTTCTTTTGATTGTGAATCTGCTACCGATGAGGTGGATTCCACGATAGTAGATTTACCGTCTTCCTTTGATTAA
- a CDS encoding Fpg/Nei family DNA glycosylase, with product MPELPDVSIFRDYFDKTTLNKKIERVEVFEKRILKGISEKELNKTLKGKSFKNSDRYGKHLFTEIGPETGLDIHFGMTGDLELIDDLSKIPPYTRLLFIFQDGEGLAFEDQRKFGHISLVRSLDDLISQNNLGKDALNIKSEEFHDIIHKRKGKIKSILMDQSLISGIGNVYADEILFQAGIHPESKGSRIPEDKIKKLFSTMNKVLKTAIKYEAHREDFPTKFLINHRRENEDCPSKCGKINVIKINGRTTYFCEACQELY from the coding sequence ATGCCGGAATTACCAGATGTTTCTATCTTCAGAGATTATTTTGATAAGACAACTCTTAATAAAAAGATTGAAAGAGTTGAAGTTTTTGAAAAGCGTATTCTTAAAGGAATCTCCGAAAAAGAATTAAACAAGACCCTGAAGGGCAAATCATTTAAAAATTCAGATAGGTACGGAAAACATCTCTTTACAGAAATTGGCCCTGAAACCGGTCTCGATATTCATTTCGGTATGACAGGTGACCTGGAACTCATTGATGATCTTTCTAAAATTCCTCCATATACAAGATTACTTTTTATTTTCCAGGACGGAGAAGGGTTAGCTTTTGAAGATCAAAGAAAATTCGGACACATAAGTCTTGTCCGTAGCCTTGACGACCTGATATCCCAAAATAATTTAGGAAAAGACGCCCTAAATATTAAATCTGAAGAGTTTCATGACATAATTCATAAGAGGAAAGGAAAGATCAAATCTATCCTGATGGACCAGTCATTGATTTCGGGAATTGGAAATGTATACGCAGATGAAATACTTTTTCAGGCTGGTATTCATCCGGAATCAAAAGGAAGTCGAATACCTGAAGATAAAATAAAGAAGTTGTTTTCTACAATGAATAAAGTCTTGAAGACAGCTATAAAATATGAGGCTCACAGAGAAGATTTTCCAACTAAGTTTTTAATCAATCATAGAAGAGAAAATGAAGATTGTCCGAGTAAATGCGGTAAAATTAATGTAATTAAAATAAATGGCCGAACTACTTATTTTTGCGAGGCTTGTCAAGAGCTTTATTAG
- a CDS encoding XRE family transcriptional regulator, with protein MTLISDNIKHLRKQKGFTQEQLAEKVGIKRSLLGAYEEGRAEPGLYNLIMFSKILEVSVDALISGDLKDPESYKQVMQKDIEAKKLRVLSITVDKNDNESVPMVPQKAAAGYLNGYADPEYIGDLPNFYLPNFKNGTFRAFEISGDSMLPLVSGTIIIGQYVDNWNYVKDDQTYIVVTSKEGIVYKRVLNQLKTKEVFLLSSDNPVYSPYEVHPDDILEVWEAKAFISTEFPKPDMSIEKLAHMVVNMKEELKNLKK; from the coding sequence ATGACTCTGATCAGTGACAATATTAAGCATTTAAGAAAACAAAAAGGATTTACACAGGAGCAATTGGCTGAAAAAGTGGGAATAAAAAGGTCTTTATTAGGTGCTTATGAAGAAGGACGGGCAGAACCTGGTTTGTACAATCTCATCATGTTTTCTAAAATACTTGAAGTGTCGGTAGATGCCCTTATTAGTGGGGATTTAAAAGATCCGGAAAGCTATAAGCAAGTGATGCAGAAAGATATTGAAGCAAAAAAATTAAGGGTGCTTTCAATAACTGTAGATAAAAACGACAATGAATCAGTTCCTATGGTTCCTCAAAAAGCGGCTGCTGGATACCTCAATGGTTACGCTGATCCGGAATACATTGGAGATCTTCCCAATTTTTATCTCCCGAATTTTAAAAATGGGACCTTTCGTGCTTTTGAAATTTCAGGCGATTCAATGTTGCCCCTTGTCTCAGGTACCATTATTATAGGTCAATATGTTGATAACTGGAATTATGTCAAAGATGATCAGACTTATATTGTTGTGACTTCAAAAGAGGGTATCGTCTACAAAAGAGTCCTTAACCAATTAAAAACTAAAGAGGTATTTCTATTATCATCAGATAATCCTGTTTATAGTCCTTATGAAGTACATCCAGATGACATACTTGAAGTATGGGAGGCAAAAGCATTCATCAGTACGGAGTTTCCCAAACCTGATATGTCAATAGAAAAGCTTGCTCATATGGTTGTAAATATGAAAGAAGAGCTTAAAAATTTGAAGAAGTAA